Genomic segment of Pseudomonas iranensis:
GTTCTGCCGTTGCTGCGTGACCTTTTCCAGACGGGCGGCGACTTCCGGATTGCCCGGCTCGACGGCGGCGGCAAATTTCAGATTGCTCAAGGTGTATTCGTGGGTGCAGTAAACCAGCGTATCTTCCGGCAGGGCCGCGAGACGGCTGAGCGAGTGGTACATCTGCTCGGGCGTGCCTTCGAACAACCGGCCGCAACCGGCGGCGAACAGGGTGTCGCCGCAGAACAGCAGGCCATGGTGGTAATAGGCGATGTGCCCCAGGGTGTGGCCGGGCACCGCATAGACGTCGAAGTCCCAGCCGAGCACGCTGACGCTGTCGTTGTCCTTGAGCGCTATGTCACGCGCCGGAATGCTTTCGCTGGCCGGGCCGTAGACCTTGGCACCGGTCGCGGCTTTCAGGCGCTCGACGCCGCCGACATGGTCATGGTGATGGTGAGTGATCAGAATATCGCTGAGCACCCAGCCCGGATGCGCATCGAGCCACGCCTGCACCGGGGCGGCGTCGCCCGGATCGACCACCGCACAGCGCTGGGTCTGATGATCCTGTAACAACCAGATGTAGTTGTCGGTGAACG
This window contains:
- the gloB gene encoding hydroxyacylglutathione hydrolase, with amino-acid sequence MIQISALPAFTDNYIWLLQDHQTQRCAVVDPGDAAPVQAWLDAHPGWVLSDILITHHHHDHVGGVERLKAATGAKVYGPASESIPARDIALKDNDSVSVLGWDFDVYAVPGHTLGHIAYYHHGLLFCGDTLFAAGCGRLFEGTPEQMYHSLSRLAALPEDTLVYCTHEYTLSNLKFAAAVEPGNPEVAARLEKVTQQRQNGVMTLPSTLALEKLTNPFLRTSETLVTQKVDEREGAQNREPSEVFAALRAWKDKF